A single Streptomyces mirabilis DNA region contains:
- a CDS encoding peptidoglycan-binding domain-containing protein has protein sequence MTEPNGHVCPECAAPRTPDGTPSCACTRRASDALRDARTAEAAAAEDFDPLRIRPYVDLPATESSPSPATMRLRTVPSEAATAARHVDSGNEPPYPPPAPFLEEPPRRRRRTALLAVTGAAVAVVAAAGFASGLFSYDAPARDRALPDDVRASVPDPSPTPTSAPSSPSSRSDSGSAPEGATSPTTTATTATAPPPSPSGSPSPSASATRSQPPTPSPSSTPTPTAAASLAPGQGSTGDQPAQTLRRGDKGSEVTELQLRLRQLSLYTGKADGTYSGQVEDAVRRYQWARGIRGDESGVYGAATRTSLEGETRTP, from the coding sequence GTGACTGAACCGAACGGGCATGTCTGCCCCGAGTGCGCCGCGCCCCGGACGCCGGACGGCACCCCGTCCTGCGCCTGCACCCGGCGCGCGTCCGACGCCCTGCGCGACGCGCGCACGGCGGAGGCGGCAGCGGCGGAGGACTTCGATCCCCTGCGCATACGCCCGTACGTGGATCTGCCGGCGACCGAGTCCTCTCCCTCCCCCGCCACCATGCGTCTGCGTACGGTGCCGTCGGAGGCCGCCACCGCCGCACGACACGTCGACTCCGGGAACGAACCCCCGTACCCGCCCCCGGCCCCCTTCCTGGAGGAACCTCCCCGGCGCCGACGGCGTACGGCCCTGCTGGCCGTGACCGGGGCCGCGGTGGCGGTCGTGGCGGCGGCGGGGTTCGCGAGCGGGCTGTTCTCGTACGACGCCCCCGCGCGGGACAGGGCACTGCCGGACGATGTACGGGCGAGCGTGCCGGACCCGTCACCGACGCCGACATCGGCGCCGTCGTCCCCGTCGTCACGATCAGACTCGGGGTCGGCCCCCGAGGGCGCCACGTCCCCCACAACCACGGCAACGACAGCGACCGCGCCACCCCCGTCCCCCAGCGGAAGCCCGTCCCCCTCGGCGTCGGCGACGCGTTCCCAGCCGCCCACGCCCTCACCGTCGTCTACACCCACGCCCACCGCGGCCGCATCGTTGGCGCCGGGCCAGGGCTCCACGGGCGATCAGCCCGCCCAGACCCTGCGCCGCGGCGACAAGGGCTCCGAGGTCACCGAACTCCAACTGCGCCTGCGCCAGTTGTCCCTCTACACCGGCAAGGCCGACGGTACGTACTCCGGCCAGGTCGAGGACGCGGTACGCCGCTATCAGTGGGCGCGCGGCATCAGGGGCGACGAGTCCGGGGTGTACGGGGCGGCGACACGGACGAGCCTCGAGGGTGAGACGAGGACGCCGTAG